One stretch of Zhihengliuella flava DNA includes these proteins:
- a CDS encoding DNA gyrase/topoisomerase IV subunit A, giving the protein MARRSKSILDEDFTENIVDIDVSREMEDSFLEYAYSVIYSRALPDARDGLKPVQRRILYMMTQMGLRPDKGHVKSARVTGEVMGKLHPHGDGAIYDAMVRLAQPFAMRVPLVDGHGNFGSLDDGPAAARYTEARLTPAALAMTASLDEDVVDFVPNYDNQLQQPDVLPAAFPNLLVNGTTGIAVGMATNMAPHNLGEVIAAARHLIDHPDATLEALMAWVPGPDLPGGGTIVGLSGIRDAYAKGRGSFKTRAKVSLEQISARKKGLVVTELPYMVGPEKVIEKIKDAVTAKKLTGISDVVDLTDRKNGMRLVIELKNGFNPNAVLAQLYKYTPMEDSFGINNVALVEGQPRTMGLRELLQVYVDHRIDVVRRRTAFRLKKKQDRLHLVEGLLVAILDIDEVIQIIRSSEQTAAARDRLMTIYDLTDVQANHILELRLRQLTKYSQIELEAERDELKQAIEELEAILASESKLRATVSEELAAMAEQFATERRTTLLTKEDGKPLKGTAMPSAAEAKPTKGAGSSLPLEISNDPCFAVLSASGQIARTADRTPLAGGGARVKHDGLRSLIPATARGEVGAVTSAGRLIRLQAVDLPVLERTAGFPQLTQGVPVKDFVSLNKGEAVVALVPMTEVFALGTAGGVVKRVSPEYPLNRDEFEAVTLKDGDEVIGAAPARDEDALVFVTRGAQLLRFAASTVRPQGRLGRGIAGIKLAADDAAIFFGVAHDDDPEAVVVTIATGSDVLPGTEAGTAKVTPFADYPAKGRATAGVRAHRFLKGEDRLSLAFAGHGPARASSAAGVARALPTEHGRRDGSGVPLAQRVDLLAGSLSEATPSSSDETPAVGEAATGTSGTQRPPLAAPEQDSIPFDDAGVLRSED; this is encoded by the coding sequence ATGGCGCGTCGAAGCAAGTCCATCCTGGACGAGGACTTCACGGAGAACATCGTCGATATCGATGTGAGCCGGGAGATGGAGGATTCGTTCCTCGAGTACGCCTACTCGGTCATCTACTCACGCGCGCTGCCGGATGCCCGGGACGGCCTCAAGCCCGTTCAACGCCGCATTCTCTACATGATGACCCAGATGGGATTGCGCCCGGACAAGGGCCACGTGAAGAGTGCTCGCGTCACGGGTGAGGTGATGGGCAAGCTTCATCCGCACGGCGACGGAGCCATCTACGACGCGATGGTGCGCCTCGCGCAGCCGTTTGCGATGCGGGTACCGCTCGTCGACGGGCACGGCAACTTCGGTTCCCTCGACGACGGTCCGGCCGCGGCGCGGTACACGGAAGCCCGGCTGACCCCGGCCGCGTTGGCCATGACCGCCAGCCTGGACGAGGACGTCGTCGACTTCGTCCCCAACTACGACAACCAGTTGCAGCAGCCGGATGTCTTGCCGGCGGCGTTCCCCAACCTGCTTGTCAACGGCACCACAGGCATCGCTGTGGGCATGGCCACCAACATGGCCCCACACAATTTGGGCGAGGTCATCGCAGCGGCCCGCCACCTCATTGACCATCCCGACGCGACCCTCGAGGCCCTGATGGCGTGGGTTCCGGGCCCGGACCTTCCCGGCGGTGGCACGATCGTCGGCCTGTCGGGCATTCGGGATGCCTACGCCAAGGGCCGCGGCTCGTTCAAGACCCGCGCTAAGGTCTCCCTCGAGCAGATTTCAGCCCGCAAGAAAGGGCTGGTGGTGACCGAACTGCCGTACATGGTCGGCCCCGAGAAGGTCATCGAAAAAATCAAGGACGCCGTCACCGCCAAGAAACTGACCGGCATCTCCGATGTCGTCGACCTCACGGACCGCAAGAACGGGATGCGGCTCGTGATCGAGTTGAAGAACGGGTTCAATCCCAACGCCGTCCTCGCCCAGCTGTACAAGTACACGCCGATGGAGGACTCGTTCGGCATCAACAACGTGGCCCTCGTGGAGGGCCAACCGCGCACGATGGGCCTGCGCGAACTGCTCCAGGTCTACGTGGACCACCGCATCGATGTGGTCCGTCGTCGCACCGCGTTTCGGCTCAAAAAGAAGCAGGACCGCCTGCACTTGGTTGAGGGCCTCTTAGTGGCCATCCTCGATATCGACGAGGTCATCCAGATCATCCGCTCTTCCGAGCAGACGGCCGCCGCGCGGGACCGCCTGATGACGATCTACGACCTGACGGATGTCCAGGCCAACCACATCTTGGAGCTGCGGCTGCGCCAGTTGACCAAGTATTCGCAGATCGAGCTGGAGGCGGAACGGGACGAGCTTAAGCAGGCCATCGAGGAATTGGAAGCCATCTTGGCCTCGGAATCCAAGCTCCGCGCGACGGTGTCTGAGGAGTTGGCCGCGATGGCCGAGCAGTTCGCAACCGAACGCCGGACAACGCTGCTGACCAAGGAGGATGGCAAGCCGCTCAAGGGCACTGCGATGCCCAGCGCCGCGGAGGCAAAGCCCACCAAGGGGGCCGGTTCGTCGCTGCCGCTGGAAATTTCCAATGACCCGTGCTTCGCCGTGTTGTCCGCCTCCGGGCAGATTGCCCGCACCGCGGACCGCACCCCCCTCGCCGGCGGCGGCGCGCGAGTTAAGCACGACGGGCTGCGCTCGCTCATCCCCGCGACGGCTCGGGGCGAGGTGGGTGCGGTGACCTCCGCGGGCCGCCTCATCCGCCTTCAGGCGGTTGACCTGCCGGTCCTCGAGCGAACCGCCGGCTTCCCGCAGCTGACCCAGGGCGTGCCCGTCAAGGACTTCGTGTCCCTGAACAAGGGGGAGGCGGTGGTGGCTCTCGTCCCAATGACCGAGGTCTTCGCCCTCGGCACGGCTGGCGGCGTCGTCAAGCGGGTTAGCCCTGAATACCCGCTGAATCGCGATGAGTTTGAGGCCGTCACGCTGAAAGACGGCGATGAGGTCATCGGCGCCGCCCCCGCGCGTGACGAGGACGCGCTGGTCTTCGTCACGCGCGGGGCACAGCTTCTGCGCTTCGCGGCGTCCACCGTTCGGCCGCAAGGGCGTTTGGGACGGGGCATCGCCGGCATCAAGCTGGCCGCAGATGATGCAGCCATCTTCTTCGGGGTAGCCCACGACGACGACCCTGAGGCCGTCGTCGTCACGATCGCCACCGGCTCGGACGTGCTGCCGGGGACTGAGGCAGGCACGGCCAAGGTCACCCCATTCGCCGACTACCCGGCCAAGGGCCGTGCAACGGCGGGCGTGCGGGCTCACCGCTTCTTGAAGGGTGAAGATCGGCTGTCGCTGGCTTTCGCCGGTCACGGCCCCGCCCGCGCCTCGTCGGCTGCGGGAGTGGCCCGCGCCCTGCCGACCGAGCACGGCCGCCGAGACGGCTCCGGCGTTCCGCTGGCGCAGCGCGTCGACCTGCTGGCGGGCTCGCTGTCCGAGGCGACGCCGTCGTCGTCGGACGAGACCCCAGCAGTTGGCGAGGCGGCCACCGGGACGTCCGGTACGCAGCGACCGCCGCTCGCGGCGCCGGAACAGGACTCCATCCCGTTCGATGACGCTGGCGTGCTGCGCAGCGAGGACTAA
- the cydC gene encoding thiol reductant ABC exporter subunit CydC, with protein MKPLEPLLTAGVRGTRTYLTLLAVCGLVKAVGVIMVAEALAVAIAQLAANAPLDAHRLLVVGGAGAAARGLASAGMSLVSRRLGAGTKEVLRTRLLRRSFASTRADDGEVATLATRGLDGLDAYVSTYLPALMTAAVVPIVVWVRIAAADWVSALIVALTVPLVPLFMVLIGLHTQDRINAAADSAARLTGSLTELAQGLPALLGVRRAQRGGHALAAATERSREATMRTLRTALMSSLALELIATISVAVVAVFVGIRLVHGDMALAAGLLALILAPECYLPLRDVGSAFHASEDGAEAFRRVRARTTGEAAPAGSGDRGDAVRQPTGAGERKRRRGEVLLAVDHLTVEADGRTIAGPLTLRLGPSQVRVLDGASGTGKTSLLTELVRTSPEPVVWIPQHPVTTESTVTAELELYAGNAVPPAAVASALSAVGLDVRPTTDPASLSPGELRRLAVARALVRIRLGAPVGVVLADEPTAHLDADAAAAVRTCLEEIISTRAAVIATHDPLLAQRLRGANRGAGSGESAGESAPGPDRGREEKRSRAPQTAIRARGSVQKVAATLPTRRLAVALLVGAVAGLFAVALTGVSGWLIVSASYQPPMLHLMVAIVGVRFFGLGRSCLRYLEQLLVHDALLRWSATIRWRLWDALVTQPRWWKQMTRGSGALALLVTRVDEVRDQLPRVVAPFAVAVAVVLGVCVALAVWAPSAVPVGLTVAFVGLVLVPMFVVWADSGAAAAEAEHRAWLASRVPALLRAAPQLRGNGAAHRALAEFERHDVQASRRLIKTARGVALATAVAAAVSSLGAVAVLLLAPIGVDARHAAMSALLVLALAEPLTSAALAAQRVRPLAKSLQSVGDVLPDPRTDARVSRTAASDAGPTGSVEGLRVRSLTAGWEPGRPVLSNLSLQVHRGEVAALTGPSGAGKSTALAVLMGALAPEQGYLEVRRGDRWEPFAATDADRVAWCPQEAYLFDSTVARNLGLGRDAQTDPVTEREMLAALDAVGLGPWLAAQPLGLQARIGAGGHTLSGGERQRLAVARALLTRADVVLLDEPTAHLGADEAVSVMRDVRSALARRAVVLVTHDPALVDSRETHVRLEAGAVDPVAASP; from the coding sequence ATGAAACCGCTCGAACCGCTCTTGACCGCAGGGGTGCGGGGCACGCGGACGTACCTGACGCTCCTGGCCGTGTGCGGGCTCGTCAAGGCCGTCGGAGTGATCATGGTGGCCGAGGCGCTGGCGGTCGCCATCGCTCAGCTGGCGGCCAATGCACCCCTCGACGCGCACCGGTTGCTCGTTGTGGGTGGTGCCGGTGCCGCCGCCCGCGGCCTGGCCTCGGCCGGGATGTCACTGGTCTCGCGCCGGCTCGGGGCGGGCACCAAGGAGGTGTTGCGGACCCGGCTGCTTCGGCGATCGTTCGCTTCAACTCGTGCAGACGACGGCGAGGTCGCCACCCTAGCGACCCGCGGCCTCGACGGGCTCGATGCGTACGTGAGCACCTACCTGCCCGCGCTCATGACGGCCGCCGTCGTCCCGATCGTGGTGTGGGTACGCATCGCCGCCGCTGACTGGGTGTCAGCGCTGATCGTGGCCCTCACTGTCCCACTCGTGCCCCTGTTTATGGTGCTGATCGGGCTGCACACTCAGGATCGCATCAACGCCGCGGCTGACTCGGCAGCCCGGCTGACGGGCTCCCTGACGGAGTTGGCCCAGGGGCTGCCCGCGTTGCTGGGAGTCCGCCGGGCACAGCGCGGCGGCCACGCCCTGGCCGCGGCGACCGAACGCTCCCGTGAAGCCACGATGAGGACCTTGCGCACCGCATTGATGTCTTCCCTGGCCCTCGAACTCATCGCCACCATTTCTGTTGCCGTCGTGGCCGTGTTCGTCGGCATTCGGCTCGTGCACGGAGACATGGCACTAGCGGCCGGCCTCTTGGCCTTGATCCTGGCTCCCGAGTGTTACCTGCCGTTGCGGGATGTCGGCTCCGCGTTCCACGCCTCGGAGGACGGTGCCGAGGCCTTCCGGCGCGTGCGAGCGCGCACGACGGGCGAGGCCGCGCCGGCAGGATCCGGAGACCGGGGCGACGCCGTGAGGCAACCCACCGGTGCGGGGGAGCGGAAACGTCGCCGCGGTGAGGTTCTCCTGGCGGTGGACCACCTGACGGTCGAGGCCGACGGGCGGACGATCGCCGGGCCGCTGACGCTCCGCTTGGGGCCGTCTCAGGTGCGCGTCCTCGACGGCGCCTCCGGGACGGGCAAGACGAGCCTGCTGACCGAGTTGGTCCGGACGAGTCCCGAACCGGTGGTCTGGATACCGCAACACCCGGTGACCACGGAGTCCACGGTCACCGCGGAGCTGGAGCTGTATGCGGGGAACGCTGTGCCGCCCGCCGCGGTCGCCTCCGCACTGTCCGCCGTCGGCCTTGACGTGCGTCCCACGACGGACCCGGCCAGCCTGAGCCCGGGGGAGCTCCGCCGACTGGCCGTCGCTCGCGCGCTCGTGCGCATCCGGCTCGGCGCGCCGGTCGGCGTCGTGCTTGCCGACGAGCCCACCGCGCACCTCGACGCCGACGCTGCCGCGGCGGTGCGCACCTGTCTCGAGGAGATCATCTCCACCCGCGCCGCCGTGATTGCCACCCACGACCCGCTGCTGGCTCAGCGCCTGCGCGGGGCGAACCGAGGGGCCGGATCGGGGGAGAGCGCGGGCGAGTCTGCCCCGGGGCCAGACCGAGGCCGCGAGGAGAAGCGCTCGCGTGCGCCTCAGACAGCGATCCGGGCCCGCGGGTCCGTCCAGAAGGTGGCAGCGACGCTCCCGACGCGGCGGCTCGCCGTGGCCCTCCTCGTGGGGGCCGTAGCAGGCCTGTTCGCCGTGGCGCTCACTGGAGTCTCCGGGTGGCTCATCGTCTCCGCGAGCTATCAACCGCCGATGCTGCACCTGATGGTCGCGATTGTCGGGGTCCGTTTCTTCGGACTCGGGCGGTCCTGCCTGCGCTACCTAGAGCAGTTGCTGGTCCATGACGCCCTCCTACGCTGGTCTGCGACGATTCGATGGCGCCTCTGGGATGCTCTGGTGACGCAGCCGCGGTGGTGGAAACAGATGACGCGCGGGTCCGGGGCGCTGGCGTTGCTTGTCACGCGGGTCGACGAGGTTCGGGATCAGTTGCCGCGCGTCGTGGCCCCTTTCGCGGTGGCCGTCGCCGTGGTGCTGGGCGTCTGCGTGGCGCTGGCCGTGTGGGCACCGAGCGCCGTGCCCGTCGGACTCACCGTGGCGTTCGTGGGTCTCGTGCTCGTCCCGATGTTCGTGGTGTGGGCCGACTCTGGGGCCGCGGCGGCCGAGGCGGAGCACCGTGCCTGGTTGGCGAGCCGCGTGCCCGCGCTCCTGCGCGCCGCACCCCAGCTGCGGGGGAACGGGGCCGCCCATCGGGCGCTCGCCGAGTTCGAGCGCCACGATGTGCAGGCTTCCCGCCGGCTCATCAAGACCGCCCGCGGCGTCGCCCTAGCCACCGCGGTGGCGGCGGCCGTGTCCTCGCTGGGAGCCGTCGCCGTCCTGCTGCTCGCTCCAATCGGCGTTGACGCGCGGCATGCTGCCATGTCGGCTTTGCTGGTGCTAGCGCTCGCCGAGCCCCTGACGTCGGCCGCTCTGGCCGCCCAGCGCGTACGCCCGTTGGCGAAGAGCCTGCAATCCGTCGGAGACGTCCTGCCGGACCCTCGCACGGACGCGCGGGTGAGCCGAACAGCGGCGAGCGACGCCGGGCCCACTGGATCCGTCGAGGGTCTGCGCGTCCGCTCCCTGACGGCGGGCTGGGAACCGGGCCGTCCCGTGCTGTCGAACCTGTCCCTCCAAGTGCATCGAGGCGAGGTGGCCGCGCTCACCGGGCCGTCCGGCGCGGGCAAGTCCACCGCCCTAGCAGTCCTGATGGGCGCGCTGGCGCCTGAACAGGGGTATTTGGAGGTCAGGCGCGGGGACCGCTGGGAGCCCTTTGCGGCGACCGATGCTGACCGCGTGGCGTGGTGTCCGCAGGAGGCCTACCTCTTCGACTCGACGGTGGCCCGCAATCTCGGCCTCGGCCGGGACGCGCAGACGGATCCGGTGACCGAGCGGGAAATGCTCGCTGCGCTCGACGCCGTCGGACTGGGGCCCTGGCTGGCCGCCCAGCCGCTGGGACTCCAGGCGCGCATCGGGGCCGGGGGACACACCCTGTCCGGCGGTGAACGGCAGCGGCTGGCCGTCGCGCGCGCCCTGCTGACTCGGGCCGACGTCGTCCTCCTCGACGAACCGACGGCCCACCTCGGCGCGGACGAGGCCGTCTCCGTCATGCGTGACGTGCGGTCCGCTTTGGCACGCCGGGCCGTGGTGCTGGTGACCCACGACCCGGCGCTGGTGGATTCGCGCGAGACCCACGTGCGGCTCGAGGCAGGCGCCGTGGATCCCGTCGCAGCCTCACCGTGA
- a CDS encoding BlaI/MecI/CopY family transcriptional regulator, whose protein sequence is MASLGDLERSVMDLLWDHPEAATANTLRDALAQADTADGRELAVTTVLTVLARLEKKNLVARERDTRPHRYRAVMSREEHTVDLMNEALGNVMDREAVLARFIGGISGDEAATLRRLLESPAPGRSATEQPEQSA, encoded by the coding sequence GTGGCCTCACTCGGCGACCTTGAGCGCTCCGTCATGGACCTTCTGTGGGACCACCCCGAGGCAGCCACGGCAAATACGTTGCGTGATGCGCTCGCTCAGGCCGACACGGCCGACGGACGTGAACTCGCCGTGACGACCGTCCTGACGGTTCTCGCTCGGCTCGAGAAGAAGAATCTCGTGGCCCGCGAGCGTGATACCCGGCCGCACCGATACCGCGCCGTCATGTCCCGCGAAGAACACACGGTTGACCTCATGAACGAGGCCCTCGGGAATGTGATGGACCGGGAGGCCGTCTTGGCCCGGTTCATCGGCGGAATTTCGGGTGATGAGGCGGCCACTCTGCGCCGGCTTCTCGAGTCGCCCGCGCCTGGCCGGTCAGCTACCGAACAACCAGAACAGAGCGCGTAG
- a CDS encoding cytochrome ubiquinol oxidase subunit I produces the protein MDPLEIARWQFGITTVYHFLMVPLTIGLGVLVAALQTAWVVTGREHYLRMTKFWGKLFLINFIMGVATGLVQEFQFGMAWSEYSRFVGDVFGAPLAMEALLAFFVESIFLGLWIFGWKRLPKLAHLACIWAASLATIVSAYFILVANSWMQHPVGTEMIDGRAVMTDAWAVFTNNTALVTFPHTIFGAFAVAGAFLLGIAWFHLYRRRAAGIDTVDEAGRVVVGASTVHGKNRDETDYRVWFSSLRLGAVVALVSFLGVAFSGHAQAQLMFEQQPMKMAAAEAACHDGTGFSVLSVGDLSGDGATTCDDIVGVYEIPGLLSFLANEDFTTEVKGVNTLLPEYQEKYGTHLPDDSIYGDRAGEEINYLPLMEVTYWGFRIMITLGGLSAAAAAVALWMTRRGTVPRSKWLSRLAVFGILAPFGANSAGWIFTEMGRQPFVVAPNPTFDGVDQVFMFTAAAVSPGVSAGEMLFSLIALTSVYAVLLVVEVVLLCRFIRGGVASAMPELLEDERPESTDDDVLAFAY, from the coding sequence ATGGACCCACTTGAGATCGCACGGTGGCAGTTTGGCATCACCACCGTTTACCACTTCCTCATGGTCCCCTTGACGATTGGTTTGGGCGTCCTGGTGGCCGCACTCCAGACCGCATGGGTCGTCACGGGGCGCGAGCACTATCTTCGGATGACGAAGTTTTGGGGCAAGCTGTTCCTGATCAACTTCATCATGGGCGTTGCCACCGGACTCGTGCAGGAGTTCCAGTTCGGAATGGCCTGGAGTGAGTACAGCCGATTTGTCGGCGACGTGTTCGGGGCCCCGTTGGCGATGGAAGCGCTGCTCGCCTTCTTCGTCGAGTCGATCTTTCTGGGACTGTGGATTTTCGGCTGGAAGCGCCTGCCAAAACTGGCGCATTTGGCCTGCATCTGGGCCGCCTCGTTGGCCACTATCGTCTCCGCCTACTTCATCTTGGTGGCCAATTCGTGGATGCAACATCCAGTCGGCACCGAAATGATCGACGGGCGGGCGGTGATGACGGACGCGTGGGCGGTCTTTACCAACAACACCGCCCTCGTGACCTTCCCCCACACGATCTTTGGCGCGTTTGCGGTGGCGGGTGCGTTCCTGCTCGGTATCGCGTGGTTCCACCTCTACCGCCGCCGCGCCGCGGGCATCGACACCGTGGATGAGGCTGGCCGCGTCGTCGTTGGTGCGTCCACGGTGCACGGCAAGAACAGAGACGAGACGGACTACCGGGTGTGGTTTTCCTCGCTGCGCCTCGGCGCCGTCGTGGCGCTCGTGTCCTTCCTCGGCGTGGCCTTTAGTGGTCACGCACAGGCCCAGCTCATGTTCGAACAACAGCCGATGAAGATGGCTGCGGCCGAGGCCGCCTGCCATGACGGCACCGGGTTCTCGGTGCTGTCCGTCGGAGACCTCAGCGGCGACGGCGCCACGACGTGCGACGACATCGTAGGGGTCTACGAGATTCCGGGCCTGCTCTCCTTCCTAGCTAACGAGGACTTCACTACCGAGGTCAAAGGCGTCAACACGCTGCTACCGGAGTACCAGGAGAAGTACGGAACGCACCTTCCCGACGACTCGATCTACGGGGACCGTGCGGGGGAGGAAATCAATTACCTGCCGCTCATGGAGGTGACCTACTGGGGCTTCCGCATCATGATCACCCTCGGCGGTCTCTCCGCGGCCGCGGCCGCCGTCGCGCTGTGGATGACCCGGCGCGGGACCGTGCCGCGGAGCAAGTGGCTCTCGCGGCTGGCCGTCTTCGGGATCTTGGCCCCCTTTGGTGCCAATAGCGCTGGCTGGATTTTCACCGAGATGGGGCGCCAACCGTTCGTGGTGGCTCCCAACCCCACGTTCGACGGCGTGGACCAAGTCTTCATGTTCACCGCGGCCGCCGTCTCGCCGGGGGTGAGCGCGGGGGAGATGCTCTTCTCGCTCATCGCGCTGACCAGCGTCTATGCGGTCCTCCTGGTGGTCGAAGTGGTGCTGCTCTGCCGCTTCATTCGCGGTGGCGTCGCCTCCGCCATGCCCGAATTACTCGAGGACGAACGCCCCGAGAGTACGGACGACGACGTCTTGGCGTTCGCCTACTAG
- a CDS encoding M56 family metallopeptidase, translating to MLLASYLLAALAIALAWPVPLWLSRATFTSRSPFATLILWQAIALAGGLSIIGAMLVWGLEPLGDNLLQGLGGLVQIFTGDLSTDHLGIVHVFALSAAFLLGVHLVFTLLLTTVRVHAHRRRHRRLLHLLSSPAAVDPRTVVVQHEGPVAYCLPGVTSSLTVVSQGLLDALDRDGLEAVLAHERSHLDQRHDLLVLAFESWHQALPWLPTSKLARAAVHELIEMLADDVALRQSSREALLRALVTAATGQAPAPGSASGLPEEDLSAQRLKRLITPEAPLSRWAWLTVVTVSVLLVVAPTVLLVAPALLY from the coding sequence GTGCTGCTGGCCTCGTATCTTCTCGCGGCACTGGCCATCGCCCTCGCATGGCCCGTTCCGCTGTGGCTCTCGCGCGCCACGTTTACGAGCCGCTCGCCGTTCGCGACGCTCATTTTGTGGCAGGCCATCGCCTTAGCTGGCGGCCTGTCCATCATTGGTGCGATGCTCGTGTGGGGCCTTGAGCCGCTGGGAGACAACCTACTTCAGGGTCTCGGCGGGCTGGTCCAGATCTTTACCGGTGACCTGTCCACGGACCATCTGGGCATCGTCCACGTCTTCGCCCTCAGCGCGGCCTTCCTCCTCGGCGTGCACCTCGTCTTTACGCTGCTCCTGACCACCGTGCGCGTGCACGCCCATCGCCGGCGACACCGCAGGCTGCTCCACCTGCTCTCCAGCCCCGCCGCAGTCGATCCGCGCACCGTTGTGGTCCAACACGAGGGACCGGTCGCGTACTGCCTTCCCGGCGTGACCAGCTCGCTCACGGTCGTATCACAGGGGCTGCTGGACGCTCTGGATCGCGACGGGCTCGAGGCGGTGCTCGCCCACGAGCGTTCTCACTTGGACCAGCGGCACGATCTGCTGGTGTTGGCCTTCGAATCGTGGCATCAGGCCCTGCCGTGGCTGCCAACCTCCAAGTTAGCTCGCGCAGCAGTCCATGAGCTCATCGAGATGCTGGCGGACGACGTCGCCCTGCGGCAGTCCTCGCGTGAGGCTCTGCTGCGCGCCCTCGTCACAGCGGCCACTGGCCAAGCTCCGGCGCCCGGTTCTGCCTCAGGTCTCCCCGAGGAAGATCTCTCCGCCCAGCGACTCAAGCGCCTCATCACTCCGGAGGCCCCGCTGAGCCGTTGGGCGTGGCTGACCGTCGTCACCGTTTCCGTCCTGCTCGTGGTGGCCCCCACCGTCCTGCTCGTCGCGCCCGCACTGCTGTACTAG
- the cydB gene encoding cytochrome d ubiquinol oxidase subunit II, with product MEFLPTLWFILIAVLWAGYLFLEGFDLGVGMLLGGFARSERQRRVLINTVGPVWDGNEVWLVTAVGATFAAFPHWYASLLAALYVPLAVVLLALIFRAVAFEYRGKAERELTRRLWTIALCGGSWVTAFGIGVMLAATTTGLPLNANGDRVGGPFAWLTGDTALGGLAVVGFSLAQGLAFVALKTDGDVRQRASRWLARGLPALVLPLVWWALALVVPGQQPAALAALAAGLIAAALAWACAAQRWEGRAFLALGLFLLACIGAIFTAAYPVVLPSTVNAAFDLTVTNASSSPYTLQIMSVIAAFGLPLVLAYQAWTYWVFRRRITEHSIPAAHTVTPLES from the coding sequence ATGGAATTTCTTCCCACGTTGTGGTTCATTCTCATCGCTGTCCTCTGGGCCGGGTACCTCTTCCTGGAGGGGTTCGACCTCGGCGTCGGCATGTTGCTCGGCGGATTCGCCCGTTCGGAACGGCAGCGCCGCGTCCTCATCAACACGGTCGGTCCGGTCTGGGACGGCAACGAGGTCTGGCTCGTGACGGCCGTGGGCGCGACGTTCGCGGCCTTCCCGCACTGGTATGCCTCCCTGTTGGCGGCTCTCTACGTTCCTCTCGCCGTGGTGTTGCTGGCGTTGATCTTCCGGGCGGTGGCCTTCGAGTACCGCGGCAAGGCAGAGCGCGAACTCACCCGCCGGCTGTGGACGATCGCCCTCTGCGGCGGCAGCTGGGTCACCGCATTCGGCATCGGGGTCATGTTGGCCGCCACAACCACGGGTCTGCCCTTGAACGCCAACGGGGACCGGGTGGGCGGTCCATTCGCCTGGCTCACCGGAGACACGGCGCTCGGTGGCTTGGCGGTCGTGGGATTTAGCCTGGCACAAGGCCTTGCCTTTGTGGCGCTGAAGACCGATGGTGACGTGCGGCAACGCGCCTCCCGGTGGCTGGCACGCGGCCTGCCCGCGCTCGTGCTGCCGCTGGTGTGGTGGGCCCTCGCCCTCGTCGTTCCCGGACAGCAGCCGGCGGCGCTCGCGGCGCTGGCCGCGGGGCTCATCGCAGCGGCCCTGGCCTGGGCGTGCGCTGCTCAGCGCTGGGAGGGGCGGGCCTTTCTCGCCCTCGGACTCTTTCTCTTGGCTTGCATCGGCGCGATCTTCACCGCGGCCTACCCGGTCGTGCTGCCCTCCACCGTCAATGCGGCGTTCGACCTGACGGTCACCAACGCCTCTTCTTCGCCCTACACCCTGCAGATCATGAGCGTGATCGCCGCCTTCGGTCTTCCACTGGTACTGGCGTATCAAGCGTGGACGTACTGGGTGTTCCGGCGCAGGATCACGGAACACAGCATTCCGGCCGCCCACACCGTCACCCCACTCGAATCATGA